The DNA region GAGCAGAAACAGATGATCTCGGTGTACGAAGTCACGGGCGACTACGACGTCATCGCCATCGGCAAGTTCACCGACACCGACGGCATGAACAAGCAGATAAAGGAGTTGCTGACCGACGCCGACATCCGCGAGTCGAACACGAGCGTCGTACTCAACGCCGTCGTCGAGAACGAACAGTTCGAACTCGATATCGAAGAGTAGGCGGGATTCGACTCGTTCTCGGCGTTCGTTCTGTCGACGAGTGAGGACTCTGTCACACACCGCGTTCGCGACACAGAGTCCGCGACACACAGAATCCGACCGGCAGGGCGGTTCGGCCGGGATACTGAAGCGGCGGCGGTCCGCTCGGGCAAGCGTCTAACGCGATAGAGAGAGACGGAGGACGTGCACTCGAAGTCCTCCTCGAACACGAACGTCCCAGTTCCACCTTTTGCTCGCTCACTACGTTCGCTCGCAAAATCTGGACCAAAAAAAAAAACCGCTACTCGAAGTTCTCTTCGAACACGAACGTGCCGTTGCGCTGCACCACTTCCCCGTCGACTTCGATGGTGGAGTTCTCGCTCATGTCGACGATCATGTCGACGTGTTCGGCGGACTCGTTGAGTTCGTTCTCCTCGCCGACACACTCCTCGTAGGCGCTGCCGACGGCCATGTGGACCGTGTCGCCCATCTTCTCGTCGAACAGCATGTTGTAGGTGAACGTGTCGATGGCGCGGTTCATCCCGATGCCGAGTTCGCCGAGGTAGCGCGACCCCTCGTCGGTGTCGAGGATGCTCGTCAGTAGCTCTTCGTTGCGCTCGGCGCTGTGGGCGACGACCTTCCCTTCCTCGAACGTGAGGCGCGCGCCCTCGATTTCGCGGCCGTAGCGGTACAGCGGCATGTCGAAGTGGACGTCGCCTTCGACGCTGTCCTTGACGGGTGCGGTGAACACCTCGCCGCCGGGGAGGTTCGCCTCGCCGTAGTCGTTGATGGTCTCGTTACCCGTCAGACTCATCGTGAGGGCGGTCTCGTCGCCCGAGGTGATGCGCACCTCGTCGGCGTCGTTCATGATGTCGACCATCTGCTGTTGGAACTCCCGCTGGGCGTCCCAGTCGAGCGTGACGGCGTCCCAGACGAAGTTCTCGTAGCCCTCGGTGCTCATTCCTGCCAACTGGGCGTGGCCCGTCGTCGGGTACTGCGTGAGACACCACGTCTTCGAGAGTCGCTCGTGGAGAATCTCCCGTTCGGCCCGGCGGAACGCGGCGTTGGTCTCTGGGTCGACGTCGGCTTTCTCGGAGACGTTGCCGCCGCTTCGCGCGACGATGTAGACGTCCATCTCCTCGTAGAGCGCGAGTTTGTGCGCCGGGGTGTCGAACTCGTCCTCGCGTGCGCGGAGGAACGCTCGCTCGGCGCGGTCGGAGTTGTTGAGGTAGATGGGGTTCGCGCCGCGGTCGCCGATGAGTTCGTGGAGCGCGACGGCGAGGTCCTCGGCTTCGCTCGGCATGTGGACGACGACGTTGTCGCCCGCGTCGATGTCCGTCGAGTGGTCGACGATGGTCTGTGCGTGTTCGCGGATACGCGGGTCCATGCGTCGGGGGTTCTTTCGGTGGGGGGTTACGGTTTTCGGAGTTGTCGTCTGGATTTCGTGATTGGGTCAACGAACTGTTTGTGTTTAGAGAAGATACTTGTTCGGACGGTGGGAATGAACGGCGTGAACCGACGTACGTATCTCGCCTCGGTCGGCGCGAGCGCTGCACTCGCTGGCTGTACTACGCTTGCTGCACCGCAGGACGACTCACGACCGAACTATCTCGGGAGAGAAATCGTGTACGAGCGCGACGGTTTCGAACTCAGTCTTCTGGACGAAGTAGCTCGTCTGGGAGAGACGGTTGCGTTCGAGGCGACCAACACCGGAGAGTCGGAGATTTCGCTCGGCTGCAACAGCCCGTGGGCGATTCAGAGAGAGACTGCGGATGGCTGGCAACACACGACGTGGACAGGTGGACGCTACTTCGAGATGTGTTACTCAGCACTCCGACCGGGCGATTCTGTTAGAGAGGTAGTCACCTTATCCGAGTCCGCACTCGACGGGCAAGTGAGCGAACTGCATACCGAACTCCGTCCCGGTCAGTACCGCTTCGTGCTTATCGGCTCAGAGCCCTATCTAGCTACTGATTTCGAGATTTTGGAGTAGGTGTGGCAGTCGCTCCACAGCCAACAGTGCCGTTTCGATTCTAGCTGCCGGGCGCACCGAGAGACCACACCGCCACCTCAGACCTCCCCAGCCTCGTCGGCGACACGAGCGTCGCCGACTCCCTCGCGCACGGTTCGTCGCCACGGAGGGCGACGGAGCCGCGCGCCTCGACTCTCGCTGGCCGTAGACTGGTAGTCACGGGACGAGATGCTGGAACGCCCGGAGCGCGTTCTCGCCGTCGTTCGTGAGCGTGACGCGCGTCCGGCGTCCGATGCGCTCGGTTTCGACGTAGCCGCGGGCGAGAAGCGGGTCGAGGACGCGCGAGTCGAGCAGTCGGTAGTAGGCTTTCTCGGTCGTCGCCGCTGAGGTCGCGACAAAGTCGAAGTCGCGTTCGCGCGCGAAGTCGATGAGATCTCTCTTGTTCGGTCCGCGGGAGCGGCCGCCGGGGTCGGTCGTCTCGTCGGTTTCGGCGTCGACGTACAAGAGGAACGCGACGAGCGTCGGCGAGGGCGCGTCGATAGGGTACGTTGGCAGCGCGAACACCGACTCGACCGTGGCGTGCAGTGGGTCCTTGGGGACCTCCCGGCCGTCGGGGCCGTAGTCGGGTTTGGCGTAGAACGGCGTCGCACCGGTCGCCATGCAGGCGATCATCCCCGCGATAGCGGTGATCTTGCTACCCCCCGAGAGGTTGACGAACACCTCGTCGTCGGCGTGGTCGTCGATGGCTTCGGCGATGCTTCCGAGCGCGTCGTAGAGGTCGAAAATGTCGCACGTCCGGAGTTCGAGGTCGATGCGGTCGTTCCCCTCCAGCTCGGCGAGAAACGCGTCCAGATAGTCGATGTCGGCGGCGTCGGCGTGTTCGATGGCGACGACCTTGTCGGCGCGCCACCGGAGCACGGGGTCGCGGAATCGGGCGTACTCGAACCCGAGGGGGACCACCTGCACGCGCAACGGAACCGGAGCGTCCGTAGTCATATCCGGCGGTCGGCGGCGTCGGTCATGAGACTGTCGAACGGCCCGAACCGTCCGGAAATCAGCGCCGGAGAGGCCCCGCTCATCGCCTCTGGACGACGAGCGCACCGAGCGCCGCGACGAGGAGGCCGAACCACGCCGTCGGCGAGAGCGGTTCGTCCAGAAACAGCCAGCCCAAGAGGGCGACCTGGACGAGCATCGTGTTGTTGATGACGCTCGACTCGACGGCCGAGAGCGTCCGCAGCGTCCGGTTCCAGAGGGTGAACGCGAACGCCGTGTTAACGACCGCGAGCCACCCGACGACGAGCCACGACTCCGTCGACAGCGCCGGGACTCCCTGAACGCTCGCGCCGACGGCGAGCAGCAGACCGCCGCCGAGGCTCATCGAGAGGGTCGTCACCGCCAGCGGCGACGGGCCGCCTCGATTGACCGCTCGACCGAGCAGCGCCGCCGTTGCGTTGCCGCCGAGGGCGACGGCGGCCGCCGCGAGTCCGACCCTGTCGCCGCTCGGGGCGACCGGTCCGAGGTAGAGTCCGACGCCGACGAGGAGGACGGCGATGCCGACCCACTGGCGGACGGTCGGGCGCTCGCCGAGCGCGACGATGCCAGCGGCGGCGACGGCGACGGGAGTGAGCGTGAGCGCGAGACTCACCGTTGCCGCGCGCAGCGACGCGAGCGCGACGAACTGCGCACCCTGCGTCATCGCGTACATCGTCAGACCGAGCGAACCGAGAACCGTCCACTCTCGACGGGATAGCCCCCGAATCGACGAGAGGCCCTCTCGTCCGAGTAACAGCGGCCATAACAGCGTCGCGGCCAGTGCGTAGCGAAGCCCGGCGAACGTGAGCGCCGGTATCGCGTCGAGACCGGTTCGGATGAGTACGTACGAACTCGACCACAGGACCGTGACAAACAGCGCTTCGGCGACGGCGACGGCGTGCGGGGAGCGTCGGAGGAGTCGCGTCCGACCGTCAGGCGTCTCTACGTCGGTGTTCACACCGAATCGTTCCAAACGGGGGTGATAGCGACGTTGCGTTACGGTCGTTACGGTCGTTACTATCGATACCGTTCGGGGAACGGACGCATCGAGTCGAAGCGGTCGGAGAAAGTACAACCGTCGCCGAGACCCGCGACTATTTGCGCGTCCGGCGAGAGGTCTCCGACGATGATAGACCTCCGCAGCGACACCGTCACGAAGCCGAGCGAGGAGATGCGCGAGGCCGCCCGCGACGCCGACGTCGGCGACGACGTCTACCGCGACGACCCGACCGTCAACGAACTCGAACGCCGCGCTGCCGACCTCGTCGGCAAGGAAGCCGCCCTATACGTCCCCTCGGGGACGATGGGCAACCAGATCGCGGTTCGGGTGCACACCGACCGCGGCCAGGAACTGCTCTGCGACGAACAGGCCCACGTCGTCAAGTGGGAACTCGGCGGCATCGCCCAGCTCTCGCAGCTGCAGGTCCGAACCATCGACTGCGGCGACCGGTGCGTCCCGACGCCCGAACAGATTCGCGAGCGCTACGTCGAGGAGGACCTCCACCGACCCGGGACGGGCCTCCTGACGCTCGAAAACACGCACAACAGCCGCGGGGGCGTCGCCGTCCCCAAAGAGCACATCGACGCCGCGGCGGAAGCCGCCCACGACCTCGGCGTGCCGGTCCATCTCGACGGCGCGCGCGTCTTCAACGCCGCCGTCTCGCTCGACGAAGACCCCAGATCACTAGTCGAGAACGTCGACAGCGTCATGTTCTGTCTCTCGAAGGGACTCGGCGCGCCCGTCGGCTCGATTCTCGCGGGCGACGAGGCGTACATCGACCGCGCGCGCCGCACCCGAAAGCTGCTCGGCGGCGGCATGCGGCAGGCCGGCATCATCGCCGCTCCCGGCCTCCTGGCGCTCGAAAACGTCGACCGTCTCGCAGAGGACCACGAGAACGCCCGGACGCTCGCGGCGGGGCTGAACGAACTCGACGGCCTCGTCGCACCCACGCCCGACTCCAACATCGTCGTCGTCGACGTGGCGGACGCGGGCCTCACCGCGAACGAGTTCGTCGACGCCTGCGTCAACGAGGGCGTCGCCTGCGGCGCGTTCGGCGAGACAATCGTCCGACTCTGTACGAACTGGGACGTCTCCGCGGCCGACGTAGAGGAGGCGCTCGACCGCATCGCCACGGCCGCCGAGTCGGCGTAGACGGTCGGCGACGTTCGCGACGAGACGGTCGAACTCGTCTCGGCCGAACTCGCCGAACTCCGCTCAGTCGAACTCGGTTGAGATGTGGTCCGGGTCCGTCGAATCATCCCCGCGCATCTCGTTCGCCTCGTCGGTGACGAAGTGGAAGCAGGCCCCCCCTTCGTGACTCTCACAGACGGTGACCGACCAGTCGTGCGCCTCGGCGATGGTGCGGACGATGTGGAGGCCGACACCGATACCGTCGCCGCCGGTCGAGAACCCCTGCTCGAAGACGCGTTCGCGGTCCTCGGGGTCGACGCCCGGTCCGTCGTCGGCGACGAAGAACCCCTCTTCGGTCGGTCCGACGGTGACCGACACCGACTCCCCGGCGTGTTCGACGGCGTTCCGGAAGAGGTTCTCGAACAGGCCGCGCAGTCGGCTCTCGTTGGCGTCGACCGGAATCGAGCCGTCCGCGTCGAGCGTGGCGTCGGCGGTCTCGACGCTGCGCCACGCGCTCCGTGCGACCGTCGCGGCGTCCAGCGGTGTGCGCTCGTCGACGGTTCGGCCCGCCCGCGCCAGCGAGAGCAGGTCGTCGATGAGGTCGTCCATCCGACCGAGCGACCGCTCGACCGCCTCGAACGACTCCTCCGAACCGGTCTCGCGGGCGAGCGACAGGTGGCCGACGGCGACCGACAGCGGGTTGCGGAGGTCGTGCGAGACGATGTGGGCGAACTCCTCTAGCTGCTCGTTCTGTCTGGCGAGACGCTTCTCGCGACGGGTTCGTTCGGTGATGTCGGTGTAGATAGCGTAACCGGCGACGTTCGTCTCGCCGATGGCCAGCGGGACGACGTGCAGGAGGAACTCGCGCGGACCGTCGGCTGTGAGCCGTCGGCACTCGCAGCGAAGGCTCTCGCCGTCCTGAAGCTGCTGGTTGAGTCGCGGGGCGGAACTCGGATCGCCCGCGTCCGCGTCGTCGGCGACGATGTACTCGTCGACGTTCTCGCCGACGATGACGTCTGCGTCGTAGCCGAACACCTCCTCGAACGCCGAGTTGACGCGGCGGACGATGGGTTCGCCGTCGACGAACTCGTAGGCGACGGCGGCGTCGGGGACGTTCTCGAACAGCGCACTAAGACGGTCGCGCTCGGCGCGCAGTTCCTCCTCCGCCGAGAACGTCGACAGCACCTCCGTCACGTGGGCGATGAGCAGTTCGGCGAGTTCGACGTCGGCCTCGTCGAACGCCTCCGGTCCGCTGGAGACGGCCTGAAACACCCCGACGTTGCCGATGGGGACGCTGATACCGGAGCGGTACTCGGGGCGAGCCGGACGAGCCTCCGGCGTCTCCTCGACCGCCCGGATGATCTGGGACTCGCCGGTCGTGAACGTCCGTCCGGCGACGCCCTCGGAGACGTGCATCGGACGCGCCCCGTCGGCGGGCGCTTCCGACGACATCGCGCGCGGAATCAGGTAGTCAGCTTCCTCCTCGGCGACGTAACAGGTGTCGAACTGGAGTATCTCCTCCGCTACCGTGACGACGCCGTCGTAGAGCTCGTCGCGCGAGTGGGCCGACGTGAGCCGAGCGGTCCCGTCGTGCAGGCGGGTGATGGTCTCTCTGCGTTCGCGGACCGCGCGCTCCGAGCGGATGCGCGAACGGGTCGCCGTCACGTACGAGACGAGTGTCTCGGCGAACTCCAGGTCGTGGTCGTCGAACGCGTTCGGCGATCCGGACAGCGCCTGGAACACTCCGACGTCGGGGATCGGGACCGACAGCGCCGACCGGTAGGCGTCGCTCGTCGGGTCGGTCCGGTCGTCGGCGTCCATCTCGGAGACGAGCGTCGACTCGCCGCTCAGATACGTCTGTCCGGTGACGCCGTGGTCGACAGGCACGTCGTCGATGTCCCATCCGGGCGTCGGGTTCGACACCGCGCGAACGACGAACCGCCCGTTCTCTACGGAGCGGACGTAACAGGTGTCGAGGTCGAGTACCTCCGCGGCGGCGTCGACGGCGCGCTGATAGAGGCCGCTCTCGTTCGTACAGCCGACGAGATCCGCCGTCGCTTCGTGGAGCCGCGCGACTTTCCGCCGGCTCCGGCGCAGTTCGGTCTCCGAACGGATGCGTGAGAGCGTCTCCGCCGCGTAGCGCATCAACAGCTCCGCGAGTTCGAGCTCGACCTCGTCGAAGGCCGCCGGCTCGGCCGCCAGCGCCTGAAACACGCCGACGTCGCCGAAGGGGACGCTGATTCCCGACCGGTAGGTGTCGTAGATCGGGTCCGCCACGTCCGAGTCGTGGAAATCGTCGACGAGGAACGACTGTCCGGTTCGGTACGTTGCCCCCATCACGCCGTGGTCCACGGGAAGCGGTCTGTGCGCGGGCGACTGCTCGGAGGCCGCTACCGGGACGAACGTGTCGCCTTCCACGACGCCGAGGTAGCAGTTGTCGAACGCCAGCACCTCCTCGGCGATGGCGTGTGTCCACTCGTAGAGCTCTTCGGGAGTGGACGCGCCGATGAGCGTCGCCGTCCGCTCGTGGAAGCGGACGATGCGCGCGCGATGGTCGTCGGAGGGCCGACGGGCGTCGGAGGTCGAGCGAGCGAGCGCCGAAGGACGACCATCACCGGCGGTTCGAATCGCCCACCGGATCTGTCCGACGAGGTCGCCTGCCTCCGGCGCGGCGTAGCCGTCGAACCGCTCGGGGGCGTCGACGGCCGTCTGTGTGAGAGGTGAACAGAGAACGACCGGTAGCGACGACGCCGCGACGAACGGAGAGAGCGCTTCGGGAGAAGTGACGACGACGCAGTCGGCGTCGTCTCCCTCCATCGAGGGAGAAGAGACAGAAGAGGTAGAGGAGGCGGCAGCGGTGGAAGAGGCAGCGGCATCGCCCGGGCGGAGCGTCCGGACCGAGATCCCGGAAGCGTCCGCGAGACTCGATTCGACCGTCGCGTCGTGCGGCGAGTCGGTCGTGACGAGCAGAACACGGACGGGCGAAGAAGGCGTCATGTGTCGTGGTGACCTGCTCCTACTTCGAGAGCCAGAACATAATCGTTTCGGCTCTGTGACCAGTTATTTAGCCGATAAGAATCCCGAGGGGTAAACCGTGACTGTCGGTGTCTCCACCGCGTTCGGCCGACACGTCCCGTTCGGGGAGCGTCTCGTTCGCGCCGACGGCGTTGACGAGGACGACGAATCCCAGCGCCGTCGCGAGCGAGCGCCCGTCGGGAGACGTTCGGCTCCGTGTGTGCACCATATCCGCTCTGAGACGCACCGAGGTCCTAACAGTTCTCCCGACGAATCACGGAGGGACGACCCCGCGACGTTCCCGAATCCTTTTAGCCGGTCATGGGCCAAACAGAACCAATGAGCAGTCTCGAATCGGAGTATCGTCTCGACTATTTCGAGGAGAACGACTTCGAGCGCAAGGAGTGTGTCTCCTGTGGCGACCACTTCTGGACGCGCGACCACGGCCGCGAGACGTGCGGCGAGCCGCCGTGCGACGAGTACAGTTTCATCGGCGACCCCGGTTTCGCCGAGTCGTACACGATGGAGGAGATGCGCGAGGAGTTTCTCTCCTTTTTCGAGCAGCACGGTCACACGCGCATCGAACCGTATCCGGTCGCGGCGAACCGCTGGCGCGACGACGTGCTGCTGACACAGGCGTCTATCTACGACTTCCAACCGCTCGTCACGTCGGGTGAGACGCCGCCGCCGGCGAACCCGCTGTGCATCAGCCAACCCTGCATCCGGATGCAGGACATCGACAACGTCGGCAAGACGGGTCGGCACACGATGGCGTTCGAGATGATGGCCCACCACGCGTTCAACGCCCGCGAGGAGGTCGGCGACAAGTACGCCTACGAGGGCGAGGTGTACTGGAAGGACGAGACGGTCCAGTACTGCGACGAGTTCTTCGAGAGCCTCGGCGCGAACGTTGAGGAGATAACGTACATCGAGGACCCGTGGGTCGGCGGCGGCAACGCCGGGCCCGCCATCGAGGTTATCTACAAGGGTGCCGAACTAGCGACGCTCGTCTTCATGTCGATGGAACAGGACCCCGACGGCGAGTACGAACTCAAGGATGGCAATCGCTACTCGCCGATGGACACGTACATCGTCGACACCGGCTACGGCCTCGAACGCTGGACGTGGATGAGCCAGGGGACGCCGACGGTGTACGAGGCGGTCTACCCCGACATGATCGCGTTCCTCAAGGAGAACGCGGGAATCGACCACACCGACGAGGAGGAAGAACTCGTCCACCGCGCCGCCAAGCTGGCGGGCGCGATGGACATCGACGAGGCCGAGGACATGAAGACGGCCCGCTCGGACATCGCGGGACGGCTCGACGTCGACGCCGAGGAGCTGACGGCGTTGATGCGGCCGCTCGAAGACATCTACGCCATCGCCGACCACTGTCGGACGCTCGCGTACATGTTCGGCGACGGCATCGTCCCCTCGAACGTCGGGACGGGCTACCTCTCGCGAATGGTGCTGCGGCGGACGAAGCGACTGGTCGACAACGTCGGTGTCGACGCACCGCTCGACGAACTCGTCGATATGCAGGCCAAACGCCTCGGCTACGAGAACCGCGACACGGTTCGCGACATCGTCCGGACCGAGGAGCGTAAGTACAGAGAGACGCTCGACCGCGGGGGCCGCCGCGTCCGACAGTTAGCCGAGGAGTACGCCGAGAAGGACGAGCCGATTCCGACCGAGGAACTCATCGAACTGTACGACAGCCACGGCATCCAGCCGGACATGGTGCAGGAGATCGCCGACGATCGCGGCGTCGACGTGGCGATTCCCGACGACTTCTACTCGCTGGTCGCCGCGCGCCACGAGACGCCTCAGCAGAGCCAGGAGACGACCGAGCGTGACGAGCGACTCGCGGACCTGCCCGAGACCGAACAGCTCTACTACGACGACCAGGACCGGACCGAGTTCGAGGCCGTCGTCCTCGACGTGTTCGAACGCGAGGACGGCTACGACGTGGTGTTGGACCAGACGATGTTCTACCCCGAAGGCGGCGGGCAACCCGCCGACCACGGCATCATTACCTCCGAGGACGGCTCCGTCGACGTGACGGACGTCCAGCGCCGCGACGGCGT from Haloprofundus halobius includes:
- a CDS encoding aminopeptidase, producing the protein MDPRIREHAQTIVDHSTDIDAGDNVVVHMPSEAEDLAVALHELIGDRGANPIYLNNSDRAERAFLRAREDEFDTPAHKLALYEEMDVYIVARSGGNVSEKADVDPETNAAFRRAEREILHERLSKTWCLTQYPTTGHAQLAGMSTEGYENFVWDAVTLDWDAQREFQQQMVDIMNDADEVRITSGDETALTMSLTGNETINDYGEANLPGGEVFTAPVKDSVEGDVHFDMPLYRYGREIEGARLTFEEGKVVAHSAERNEELLTSILDTDEGSRYLGELGIGMNRAIDTFTYNMLFDEKMGDTVHMAVGSAYEECVGEENELNESAEHVDMIVDMSENSTIEVDGEVVQRNGTFVFEENFE
- a CDS encoding DUF6293 family protein; protein product: MTTDAPVPLRVQVVPLGFEYARFRDPVLRWRADKVVAIEHADAADIDYLDAFLAELEGNDRIDLELRTCDIFDLYDALGSIAEAIDDHADDEVFVNLSGGSKITAIAGMIACMATGATPFYAKPDYGPDGREVPKDPLHATVESVFALPTYPIDAPSPTLVAFLLYVDAETDETTDPGGRSRGPNKRDLIDFARERDFDFVATSAATTEKAYYRLLDSRVLDPLLARGYVETERIGRRTRVTLTNDGENALRAFQHLVP
- a CDS encoding DMT family transporter, encoding MNTDVETPDGRTRLLRRSPHAVAVAEALFVTVLWSSSYVLIRTGLDAIPALTFAGLRYALAATLLWPLLLGREGLSSIRGLSRREWTVLGSLGLTMYAMTQGAQFVALASLRAATVSLALTLTPVAVAAAGIVALGERPTVRQWVGIAVLLVGVGLYLGPVAPSGDRVGLAAAAVALGGNATAALLGRAVNRGGPSPLAVTTLSMSLGGGLLLAVGASVQGVPALSTESWLVVGWLAVVNTAFAFTLWNRTLRTLSAVESSVINNTMLVQVALLGWLFLDEPLSPTAWFGLLVAALGALVVQRR
- a CDS encoding threonine aldolase family protein — protein: MIDLRSDTVTKPSEEMREAARDADVGDDVYRDDPTVNELERRAADLVGKEAALYVPSGTMGNQIAVRVHTDRGQELLCDEQAHVVKWELGGIAQLSQLQVRTIDCGDRCVPTPEQIRERYVEEDLHRPGTGLLTLENTHNSRGGVAVPKEHIDAAAEAAHDLGVPVHLDGARVFNAAVSLDEDPRSLVENVDSVMFCLSKGLGAPVGSILAGDEAYIDRARRTRKLLGGGMRQAGIIAAPGLLALENVDRLAEDHENARTLAAGLNELDGLVAPTPDSNIVVVDVADAGLTANEFVDACVNEGVACGAFGETIVRLCTNWDVSAADVEEALDRIATAAESA
- a CDS encoding GAF domain-containing protein, whose translation is MTPSSPVRVLLVTTDSPHDATVESSLADASGISVRTLRPGDAAASSTAAASSTSSVSSPSMEGDDADCVVVTSPEALSPFVAASSLPVVLCSPLTQTAVDAPERFDGYAAPEAGDLVGQIRWAIRTAGDGRPSALARSTSDARRPSDDHRARIVRFHERTATLIGASTPEELYEWTHAIAEEVLAFDNCYLGVVEGDTFVPVAASEQSPAHRPLPVDHGVMGATYRTGQSFLVDDFHDSDVADPIYDTYRSGISVPFGDVGVFQALAAEPAAFDEVELELAELLMRYAAETLSRIRSETELRRSRRKVARLHEATADLVGCTNESGLYQRAVDAAAEVLDLDTCYVRSVENGRFVVRAVSNPTPGWDIDDVPVDHGVTGQTYLSGESTLVSEMDADDRTDPTSDAYRSALSVPIPDVGVFQALSGSPNAFDDHDLEFAETLVSYVTATRSRIRSERAVRERRETITRLHDGTARLTSAHSRDELYDGVVTVAEEILQFDTCYVAEEEADYLIPRAMSSEAPADGARPMHVSEGVAGRTFTTGESQIIRAVEETPEARPARPEYRSGISVPIGNVGVFQAVSSGPEAFDEADVELAELLIAHVTEVLSTFSAEEELRAERDRLSALFENVPDAAVAYEFVDGEPIVRRVNSAFEEVFGYDADVIVGENVDEYIVADDADAGDPSSAPRLNQQLQDGESLRCECRRLTADGPREFLLHVVPLAIGETNVAGYAIYTDITERTRREKRLARQNEQLEEFAHIVSHDLRNPLSVAVGHLSLARETGSEESFEAVERSLGRMDDLIDDLLSLARAGRTVDERTPLDAATVARSAWRSVETADATLDADGSIPVDANESRLRGLFENLFRNAVEHAGESVSVTVGPTEEGFFVADDGPGVDPEDRERVFEQGFSTGGDGIGVGLHIVRTIAEAHDWSVTVCESHEGGACFHFVTDEANEMRGDDSTDPDHISTEFD
- the alaS gene encoding alanine--tRNA ligase — translated: MSSLESEYRLDYFEENDFERKECVSCGDHFWTRDHGRETCGEPPCDEYSFIGDPGFAESYTMEEMREEFLSFFEQHGHTRIEPYPVAANRWRDDVLLTQASIYDFQPLVTSGETPPPANPLCISQPCIRMQDIDNVGKTGRHTMAFEMMAHHAFNAREEVGDKYAYEGEVYWKDETVQYCDEFFESLGANVEEITYIEDPWVGGGNAGPAIEVIYKGAELATLVFMSMEQDPDGEYELKDGNRYSPMDTYIVDTGYGLERWTWMSQGTPTVYEAVYPDMIAFLKENAGIDHTDEEEELVHRAAKLAGAMDIDEAEDMKTARSDIAGRLDVDAEELTALMRPLEDIYAIADHCRTLAYMFGDGIVPSNVGTGYLSRMVLRRTKRLVDNVGVDAPLDELVDMQAKRLGYENRDTVRDIVRTEERKYRETLDRGGRRVRQLAEEYAEKDEPIPTEELIELYDSHGIQPDMVQEIADDRGVDVAIPDDFYSLVAARHETPQQSQETTERDERLADLPETEQLYYDDQDRTEFEAVVLDVFEREDGYDVVLDQTMFYPEGGGQPADHGIITSEDGSVDVTDVQRRDGVILHRTTDDPGKGEFVRGQVDIERRRSLMQHHTATHIVGYAAREVVGDHVRQAGAQKGVDRSRFDITHYERLTREQVEEIERVANSLVRDNVPVKQQWPDRNDAQEKYGFDLYQGGIPPGEQIRLIEVADDIQACGGTHVKRTGDIGAIKILTTEPVQDGVERIVFAAGDAAIRATQETENALYEAADVLDVNPEDVPATAERFFTEWKERGKQIDRLKQELAEARAAAEAEEIDVGGTPAVVQRLDTDTDELRATATALSEDGKVAVLGSGAGGSAQFVVSVPDGVGINAGEVVGELAGMVGGGGGGPADFAQGGGPDADELDEALDRAPDVLRNVLNA